The following proteins come from a genomic window of Malus sylvestris chromosome 4, drMalSylv7.2, whole genome shotgun sequence:
- the LOC126617789 gene encoding OVARIAN TUMOR DOMAIN-containing deubiquitinating enzyme 3-like, with protein sequence MAESILEQLRNGTARFELAASPVLSISASNSPENPTAPFGDHSHRFFARIGPSLGRGSSAMKKVERLSVQKVTGDGRCLFCALVKGMALNKGVPLSPRQEKDDADELRMAVKEVICEDEEERLKYEPALVAITVDESLKRYCQRINRPDFWGGESALLVLSKLCGQPIAVYIPEHEHTSGGRGSGFIPVAEYGSEFTKGSRNKEPRKVVRLLYSGRNHYDLLV encoded by the exons ATGGCAGAGTCAATTCTCGAGCAGCTAAGGAACGGAACTGCTCGGTTCGAGCTCGCCGCCTCCCCCGTCCTTTCAATTTCAGCTTCCAATTCTCCGGAGAACCCAACGGCGCCGTTCGGGGACCACAGCCACCGGTTCTTCGCTAGAATTGGACCGTCACT AGGCAGAGGATCATCGGCGATGAAGAAAGTTGAACGTTTATCGGTTCAAAAAGTTACCGGCGACGGACGCTGTTTATTTTGTGCTCTG GTGAAAGGAATGGCTTTGAATAAAGGGGTTCCTCTTAGCCCAAGGCAAGAGAAAGATGATGCAG ACGAACTACGGATGGCTGTGAAAGAGGTTATATGCGAAGATGAGGAAGAGCGCCTTAAGTATGAACCTGCTCTGGTTGCAATCACCGTCGATGAGTCCTTAAAGCG TTACTGCCAGCGCATCAATAGACCGGATTTCTGGGGAGGAGAGTCCGCACTGCTG GTGCTGTCAAAGTTATGTGGGCAGCCAATCGCTGTTTACATACCGGAGCATGAG CATACAAGTGGTGGACGGGGTTCCGGTTTCATTCCGGTTGCAGAATATGGAAGCGAGTTTACTAAAGGTTCTAGAAACAAGGAGCCCAGAAAGGTTGTGAGACTCCTATACAGTGGCAGGAACCATTATGATCTGCttgtatga
- the LOC126618812 gene encoding steroid 5-alpha-reductase DET2, which translates to MALSDQTFFHNCLIALYLIAPPTFISLRFLQAPYGKHRRPGWGPTMSPPLAWFLMESPTLWLTLLLFPSGRHSSNPKALLLITPFLFHYFHRTCLYPLRLHRDTASSKSSAGGFPVSVAAMAFGFNLLNAYLQGRWISEYKDYESDGWFWWRFMGGLAVFGYGMGVNIWSDSVLVGLKKEGGGYKVPKGGWFELVSCPNYYGEIVEWAGWAVMTWSWVGLGFFLYTCANLVPRARANHRWYLEKFGEDYPKGRKAVIPFLY; encoded by the coding sequence ATGGCATTGTCAGATCAGACCTTCTTCCACAACTGCCTTATAGCTCTCTACCTCATAGCTCCCCCAACCTTCATCTCCCTCCGGTTCCTCCAAGCCCCATACGGCAAGCACCGCCGCCCGGGTTGGGGCCCCACAATGTCCCCGCCCCTCGCCTGGTTCCTCATGGAATCCCCAACTCTCTGGCTAACCCTCCTCCTCTTCCCCTCCGGCCGCCACTCCTCCAACCCAAAAGCCCTTTTGCTCATCACCCCCTTTCTCTTCCACTATTTCCACCGCACCTGCCTCTACCCGCTCCGCCTCCACCGCGACACCGCCAGTTCCAAATCCTCCGCCGGCGGTTTTCCGGTGAGCGTGGCGGCGATGGCATTTGGTTTCAACCTGTTGAATGCGTATCTGCAGGGTAGGTGGATTTCTGAGTACAAAGATTATGAATCTGACGGGTGGTTTTGGTGGCGGTTTATGGGTGGGTTGGCGGTGTTTGGTTATGGCATGGGTGTAAATATATGGTCTGATAGCGTCCTTGTAGGGTTGAAAAAAGAGGGTGGGGGGTATAAAGTGCCAAAAGGAGGGTGGTTTGAGTTGGTGAGCTGCCCAAACTACTATGGGGAGATAGTGGAGTGGGCAGGATGGGCAGTGATGACGTGGTCCTGGGTAGGGCTGGGGTTTTTTCTTTACACGTGTGCAAACTTGGTGCCTAGGGCACGTGCGAATCACCGGTGGTATTTAGAAAAGTTTGGAGAGGATTATCCCAAGGGTAGAAAAGCTGTCATCCCATTCTTGTATTGA
- the LOC126618810 gene encoding acetyl-coenzyme A carboxylase carboxyl transferase subunit alpha, chloroplastic-like: MASISHSPLAFAGTSTASDLFRSSSNGVGGVPLRALGKVRLGMRRNVVLAAKLRKVKKHEYPWPEDPDPNVKGGVLTHLSHFKPLKEKPKPVTLPFEKPLVDIEKKIIDVRKMANETGLDFSDQIISLENKYNQALKDLYTNLTPIQRVNIARHPNRPTFLDHVFNITDKFVELHGDRAGYDDPAIVTGIGTIDGRRYMFMGHQKGRNTKENIMRNFGMPTPHGYRKALRMMYYADHHGFPIVTFIDTPGAYADLKSEELGQGEAIAHNLRTMFGLKVPIVSIVMGEGGSGGALAIGCANTLLMLENAVFYVASPEACAAILWKSSKASPKAAEKLKITATELCKLQIADGIIPEPLGGAHADPAWTSQQIKNAINKEMDELHKLDTEALLKHRMMKFRKIGGFQEGIPIDPKKKKNMKPKEQPVYVKTPVVDLEGEVEKVKQQILKAKESSNEPPLVPLTETIKKLRKEVDTEFSEAVKSLGLKERFATLREEFAKVNAQNQLLHPALKAKLDKLREEFNKGLLTAPNYEDLKYKLDMLKELSKAYDLAESNKKAAKLKQEVNKKFSEIMDREDVKEKVVALRVEVENSGVSKFDDLDDSLREKIKELKKELEFEFIDVLKSLGLDVELKAKEPVEQTLPSEVKNKIEELNGEINERIESVINTTDLKDKVELLKLEIAKAGKTPDSAAKNRIVALEQQIKQSLAAAVESSNLKEKHEKLKAEISQTVGSNESLKKDDEDSFSFDASRVVGANRTFG; the protein is encoded by the exons ATGGCTTCGATATCTCATTCTCCACTGGCGTTTGCTGGAACAAGCACCGCTTCGGATCTTTTTCGGAGCTCCAGTAATGGCGTCGGCGGTGTTCCGTTGAGAGCTTTAGGGAAGGTGCGGTTGGGCATGAGGAGGAACGTTGTGTTGGCCGCCAAGCTCAGGAAGGTGAAGAAGCACGAGTACCCCTGGCCTGAGGATCCCGATCCGAATGTCAAAGGTGGAGTGCTCACTCATCTCTCTCACTTCAAGCCGCTGAAGGAGAAGCCCAAGCCGGTTACCTTGCCGTTTGAGAAGCCGCTTGTTGATATCGAAAAGAAGATCATTGAT GTGCGGAAGATGGCGAACGAAACTGGGCTGGACTTCAGTGATCAAATTATTTCACTGGAGAATAAATACAACCAG GCTTTAAAGGATTTATATACGAATCTGACTCCTATACAACGTGTGAATATTGCACGACATCCAAACAGGCCAACTTTCCTTGACCATGTGTTTAACATTACTGATAAG TTTGTAGAGCTTCATGGGGACCGAGCAGGGTATGATGATCCTGCTATTGTCACTGGTATAGGAACTATAGATGGTAGAAGGTATATGTTCATGGGTCACCAGAAAGGTAGAAATACGAAGGAGAATATTATGCGTAACTTTGGGATGCCTACTCCTCACGG TTACCGGAAAGCTCTGCGCATGATGTACTATGCAGATCACCATGGTTTCCCAATTGTTACTTTCATCGATACGCCTGGTGCATATGCAGACCTTAAATCTGAGGAACTGGGCCAA GGTGAAGCCATAGCTCACAACTTGCGTACTATGTTTGGTCTGAAAGTACCTATTGTCTCTATTGTCATGGGAGAAGGTGGCTCTGGTGGTGCCCTTGCCATTGGCTGTGCTAATACATTACTAATGCTTGAAAATGCAGTTTTCTATGTTGCCAG tCCAGAAGCATGTGCAGCAATCTTGTGGAAGAGTTCTAAAGCTTCTCCAAAG GCTGCTGAAAAGCTGAAAATTACTGCAACTGAGTTGTGCAAACTGCAAATTGCAGATGGCATCATCCCT GAGCCGCTTGGCGGCGCACATGCGGATCCTGCATGGACCTCTCAACAGATCAAAAatgcaattaacaaagaaatggAT GAGCTCCATAAGTTGGACACAGAAGCATTACTAAAGCATCGCATGATGAAGTTCCGGAAAATTGGTGGGTTCCAAGAAGGAATTCCTATAGatccaaagaagaaaaagaacatGAAACCAAAAGAGCAGCCTGTCTATGTGAAGACTCCGGTTGTAGATTTGGAGGGTGAGGTTGAAAAGGTAAAACAGCAAATCTTGAAAGCCAAGGAATCTTCTAATGAGCCTCCATTGGTGCCACTGACTGAGACGATAAAAAAACTGAGAAAGGAAGTGGATACTGAATTTTCTGAGGCAGTTAAATCCTTGGGTTTGAAAGAGAGGTTTGCCACTTTGCGAGAAGAATTTGCAAAAGTAAATGCACAGAACCAACTCCTGCATCCAGCTCTAAAAGCAAAGCTTGATAAGCTTAGGGAGGAATTCAACAAAGGGCTGCTGACAGCTCCTAATTATGAAGACCTAAAATATAAACTCGACATGTTGAAGGAATTGTCAAAAGCATATGATCTTGCCGAGAGCAACAAGAAGGCTGCAAAACTGAAGCAGGAAGTTAACAAGAAATTCAGCGAGATCATGGATCGGGAAGATGTTAAGGAGAAGGTTGTGGCACTTAGGGTTGAGGTTGAAAACTCTGGGGTGTCTAAGTTTGATGATTTGGATGACAGCCTGAGGGAGAAAAtcaaggaattgaagaaagAGCTGGAGTTTGAATTTATTGATGTCCTCAAGTCATTGGGTTTGGATGTTGAATTAAAAGCAAAAGAGCCCGTTGAGCAAACTTTGCCCTCAGAAGTTAAGAACAAGATCGAAGAATTGAATGGAGAAATTAATGAGAGGATTGAAAGTGTGATCAATACAACAGACCTGAAGGACAAAGTTGAGCTACTGAAGTTGGAGATAGCAAAGGCAGGGAAAACACCCGATTCAGCAGCCAAAAATAGAATCGTGGCATTGGagcaacaaatcaaacaaaGCTTAGCAGCAGCTGTGGAATCTTCAAATTTAAAAGAGAAGCATGAGAAGCTGAAGGCCGAGATTTCCCAAACTGTTGGATCGAATGAAAGTCTGAAGAAGGACGATGAAGACTCTTTCTCCTTTGATGCATCTAGAGTAGTGGGTGCAAATCGCACGTTCGGTTAA